From the Brachyhypopomus gauderio isolate BG-103 chromosome 5, BGAUD_0.2, whole genome shotgun sequence genome, one window contains:
- the nup42 gene encoding nucleoporin NUP42: MTVCHFFLQGRCRYGEKCWNEHPGGDRGGGGHGDYNRGNQSNRGGGGGFGNRVWINPSQRSGGGGHNQPSTSSRGGVDWGGGGSRAAGGREANSSGFSFSQNRFSALSSQSNFDSRGGSGDENEKHLDAIQKDMEVWLTSGQWPFSSYSVLKASISGFVELSPEELRLEHYSRRASGDMESYINSVQQLASQWRARVQELRAMNPSTRAAMTAELNNPNPSGGGLFGSSSGFSLSSSSGFGAGGFGSSVQSSPNFPSPGFGSHSTQSSQSGFGLHNTATGFGSDSTQPGLSGFGSDSTQPGLSGFGSDSTQPGLSGFGSAGGFGSAAPSATPSASSFSFTAPAAGQTSAGFSFTSPTPSAAGFGSGFGSSTPAGGSIFGVAAGSSSIGFGGMGVGGGAPELHTPQCELTANELKEFTAARFTLGQIPLRPPPAELLTV, translated from the exons ATGACTGTATGTCATTTTTTTCTACAAGGAAGGTGTCGGTATGGAGAAAAATGTTGGAATGAACATCCGGGAGGAGACAGAGGCGGCGGTGGACATGGAGACTACAACCGTGGAAACCAGTCTAATCgcggtggtggaggag GCTTTGGTAACCGGGTGTGGATTAACCCCTCCCAGCGCTCTGGTGGAGGAGGCCACAACCagccctccacctcctcacgtGGAGGGGTAGAttggggtggaggtggcagTCGCGCTGCAGGAGGACGCGAAGCAAACTCCTCCGGCTTCAGCTTTTCCCAGAACAGGTTCTCTGCCCTGAGCTCTCAGAGTAATTTCGACAGCAGAGGCGGCTCAGGAGACGAGAATGAGAAGCACCT CGATGCTATCCAGAAAGATATGGAGGTTTGGCTGACCTCTGGTCAGTGGCCGTTCTCCAGCTACTCTGTCCTTAAAGCCTCCATCTCAG GGTTTGTAGAGCTCTCTCCTGAGGAGCTGAGACTAGAGCACTATAGCAGGAGAGCATCTGGGGACATGGAGTCCTAC ATTAACTCCGTTCAGCAGCTGGCCAGCCAGTGGAGAGCCAGAGTCCAGGAGCTCAGGGCCATGAACCCTTCCACACGTGCAGCCATG ACAGCAGAGTTGAACAATCCGAATCCATCAGGTGGTGGGCTGTTCGGTTCTTCATCAGGGTTTAGTTTGTCATCTTCATCTGGCTTTGGAGCAGGAG GATTTGGCTCGAGTGTACAGAGCAGTCCCAATTTTCCCAGTCCAGGATTTGGATCACACAGCACCCAGTCCAGCCAATCTGGATTCGGATTACATAACACTGCGACTGGATTTGGATCAGACAGCACCCAACCAGGCCTGTCTGGATTTGGATCAGACAGCACCCAACCAGGCCTGTCTGGATTTGGATCAGACAGCACCCAACCCGGCCTGTCTGGATTTGGATCAGCAGGTGGATTCGGGTCAGCTGCTCCATCCGCAACCCCGTcagcctcctccttctccttcaccGCTCCTGCAGCGGGTCAGACTTCTGCTGGGTTCAGCttcacctcccccacaccctctgCAGCAGGGTTTGGGAGTGGCTTCGGATCCTCcactccagcagggggcagcatcTTTGGCGTGGCTGCTGGCAGCAGCAGTATTGGCTTTGGTGggatgggtgtaggtggaggagccCCAGAGCTCCACACCCCTCAGTGTGAGCTCACAGCAAACGAGCTGAAGGAGTTCACAGCTGCACGTTTCACCCTGGGGCAAATCCCCCTTCGACCTCCACCTGCCGAGTTGCTCACGGTCTGA